atatatatatatatatatatatatatatatatgttcatttgctcAAATTAAGGAGAGACTAGCAATTTGATTAGtggaaaaattctctgaattttGAGAGATCCTTTTGTTCTTTCAAGTCAAAAATACTCTTCCATTTAGcatttctttgaaagataatCTTATGTGAGAGTGTCCTACTTCATCCTCTATTGATTCTACTCGCCTAAACTCTcatttgtttaattgattgaatgatttttatttgagagttttagCACaagttttcccccgatttaaatcGATAAATCTTTTATGTGGAAAACTTGAAAGCTTGTAGGTCTTAGCATCTAGATTGCAAGACACTTTAGCATATAATTTTTATGTActcaaaaatctttttacaaactaagttttgaatatctcttgtgcttgaatattgagtaaatatttgttgagatattttgatttatctTGGTGCAATTATTTGAATCCTTGGCTGTGATTGAGATACACtttcatatatattttcaaagattagcttgttcatacactcttatgcttgattGAGTATAGACATTATcgtgagtgttgattgcacacatttagCGCTGAGCttataattcatatatcattgatgtgcattgattgattgtaattggtacatatctgcttgattgagaagcacaatcactgtacccagtttaatttgtattgtattcgttgtattccaagcgtgggcctgaagagggaaactggCCCTGTAGAATAGTCTCGAtttggcttagacccaattaggaaagttaggtgtactaTCCTAGtaaagtgtaggttgaggtcagccccgctaattgacctgattgtaaacggcgCCGCTGGACCATTAAGTAaatcgtagtggaatccttgtgctggtgagccaagacGAGGAGGTAGgtacagttggctgaaccctgataacatatcgtgtgttcactgtttatatttccgcaatttatatttttgcacatgtgtgttatattgtgaatgctacacatgatttaatttccgcacattatatttatttgcacatattggaattgtatagacagaccctaggtatGTGTAATACtagttgttggattagttgaacttaggaagaaagtttaaaattccaattcaccccctcttgggaatacaccaaagctaacaatttatAATGCCCAACTTGTCAAGTGAGTTGTAGAAACTCTTGTTGCACACAACTTTTGTAAGTATATCTACCAACTAGTCTTCGGACTTAACAAATGGAATCGAACTATCTTGGCctcaagattttattttatgaaGTGTCGATCTACTTCCACATGTTTGATCCAATCTTATTGAACTGGATTATGACAAAGGGATGTGAAATGGGTTTGCTTGAGCGAAATGAATAAAATTGGGTTTGGTGATCTCAAAGTCTTTAATTCAATTCTCCACTTATGATTTGTAAGACtgaatttatattattaaaaaaaaatctcactaTGAAATAGAAATTGGTTTTATTCACAAAATTCTActaaagtgtgtgtgtgtgtgtttttttttttaattgttgttgGATAAAAATGGTGATAACCTGCGACGTTGCTCTCTGACCTCCGATGACCTGAAAAGGGTGAAAACAAAGTAGGTTTGGAGGACCCaaggtgtactccgagggattactctgatgcctaagtaagggaacgctTCAATGAGGTTAAATACAACAGTAAAGTGAGTtaagaatgacttaccttggcctcttgcccgagtccctatttatagtggtCGAAGTTGACCCGAGGGTGTATGGTTATTTATTGGTTAGTTATGGCACGAGCGCGAATTGCTCTGCCTTTTAAGGAGTCGATAATAGTTGTTGGTGGCATGGGCGTGGAACGCTCCAGCCTGCATGGGGTTGACCCCTTCAGAGCAGTTATTCTTGAGCGATAATGGCTCTGATTGCTACTGCACCTTAATGCTCCTTTATGGCAGATGGACTATTTTGACCCTGATATATATTTGgagtatatcagttgtccccccttagttttgaatttttgaaacttgttcTTGAAAGTTTGAGAGTTGTCCTTTTTTTTTCGATTATCGAGCCGAAGTGGAGGGAGACGGCTGATCCGAGACGATGCCGAGCTAAGTTCGGCTGATCCGATCCGATATTAAGATGCACTCGGCATTAACGACCCGAACTAGAGGAATACAGTTGACCTAAGCTGATGGTGAGCCGGATTGGAAGGAAACGGCTAATCCAAGCCAATGCCAGGTCAGATTCGGCGGATCCAAGCCGATATAAGGATGCTTTTGGATTTGTCGAGCCGGATTGGGGGGATATGGCTTATCCGATTCGACGCAGAGCCGATGTCGGGCCGGATTCAGAGTATCCAATCCGATATTAAGATGCTTTCGGCTTCGCCTAGCTAGATTGAGGGAAGACAGCTCATCTGAGCCGACGCAAAGCCGATGCTGAGCTAGATTCGGATGATCTGAGCCGATGTTGGGATGCGTTCGTCTTTGCCGAGCAGCTTCCCTAGGGAACTTTTTTTCGAGCAGCTCTTCTTAAGAACTTTGCCGAACAACTCCTTGGGGAACCCTGTTCTAACCAGCTCTTCTCGAGAATTTTTCGAAGCAGCTCTTTTTGGGGAACCTTGTTCCGACCAATTCTTCTTGAGATTTTGCTGAGCCGAGCCGCTtctcttaggggactttgttccGACCAGCTCTTCTCGGGAATTTGGCCGAGCAGCTCCTCTTAGGGAACCTTGTTCCAACCAGCTCTTCTCGAGATTTTGTCGAGCCGcttttcttaggggactttgttctGACCAGCTTTTCTTGGGAATTTTTCCAAGCAGCTTCTTGGGAAACCTTGTTCCAACTAACTCTTCTCGAGAACTTTGTCGAGCATCTTTTTAGGGAACTTTGTTCCGACCAGCACTTCTCGAGAACTTTGCCGAGCAACTTTTTGGGAAACTTTGTTCCGATAAGCTCTTCTCGAGAATTTTTCCAAGCAACTCCTCTTGGGAAACCTTATTCTGACCAATTCTTCTCGAAAATTTTTCCGAGCAGCTTCTTGGGGACCTTGTTCCAACCAGCTCTTCTCGAGAATTTTACCGAGTAGCTTATTGGGGAACTTTGTTCTGACCAGCTCCTTTTGGGGAACTTTGTTCTGACCAGCTTTTTTTGGGGAACCTTGTTCCAACCAGCTCTTCTCGAGAATTTTTCCAAGCAGCTTCTCTTGGAGaactttgcctaatgagtcgtgttCATCTTTTGGGCATTTTTTATGGCCTCATGAGCCTTAGCTTATCAATTGGGCCGTtcgtctttgcctaatgagccgtactcattttttgggcatcTTCTTTGTacctcatgagcgttgctcatcagttgggccaatcttctttgcctaatgagctgtactcattttttgggcatATTTTGTGGCCTCATGAGCCTTAGCTCATCAGTTGGATCGGTCTTGCTTGCCTAATGAGCGGTACTCATTTTTTAGGCATCTTCTTTGGGCCTCATAAGCGTCGTTAATCAGCTGGGCCGGTTTCTAGACGGGTTTGCATGCAGTGGTATACTTTTGAAGTTCTAAGAGTCTCCATAACTTCGCTATCACCTACAAGTTTCAAGATTTTTCGTTAAGTGAGTCGTACCTTTGGGGTATCACGATTTTCCTCAGGATTAAACATCTCTTAAGTGTCCCATCTGATTGGGAGGCGTGCGTGTAACGAGCCTTTGCCAACACACAAGTTTTGGATGATATCTTCTTCGGACTACGGGCCCGTACGGGAACTTACAACCTTTTCCTTGAGACGTGGGATTATCAATGATCCTGCCTCCTCTAGATTCATGTTCTTGTGGAGATTTGTGCCAACTTTTCTCTATAAAAGGTGCTTGTTAGCCCATTTGCTCCCTATCTCAGCGGAGAGAGGTTCCCTTGCTACTAGGTACACTCTCGCTCCACCTTTTTCCTTGCAACTTTTCATTCTTTTTCTTGGCCTAGTGTGCTAATTTTTCTGCTGTATTCTTCATATGTTCTTAATTTTATTCATATCTTGTTTGAATGTTCTCGCGTTCTTCATTTTCCTTGGATGTGTTCTTAGCAAACTGTTGGAAATATGCACTGTTGATCCTAATCTTTGTATTGTGTAAGTTGTTTGTCCTTTTGACACTTTAAATTTTTGACTCCATGAATTCTTTCAGGACTCTGTTTGACCTTACACTAGCAAAGCTGCAGACCGTACGTTGTTTATTAGTTATCCCCGACACCATCCACCCTAGGCTTCCTACCAGCTCCGAGTCAGCTGAGCAGCCCGGTCCAAAATGAGATCTGTCTATATACTGATTACCTTGACCTAGGTATTAGGCATCCCTTCTTAGCTTTCCTTTCCAATGTGCTTCGTTTCTACAATGTTGCCCCTTCGCAGTTGGCCCTCAATTCTTATTTAACGTTGACGTGTTTCGTCATCCTTCTCCTCAAACAAGGTCACCGGCCCACTGTGCCTTTGTTTCAAAGTTGTTATCAAATAAGGAGGCATACTGTAGAGAAGGACTTGTATTATTTCAATGCCCTTCCTAACTACAAGTTGTTCACCCCTGGTAGCTCTTCCATTCATGATTGGAAGTTTCGGTTCTTTTTTGCGTCTGGGGAGCTAGATTATCATGGGCTCCATGTGTGGTCCACTCCTCTGGATGGTGATTTCCTTCCCTTTATGCTTTATTTATTCTGCAGATGCCTAAATTATATTATTGTATAACCTTACCCTTTGTTTCAGCCCGCTTACGACACTTGGCTCCCACTTTGTCTAGGTTAGAAAAGCTATCCTTCGAGAGGTGTAGGCCAGTGCTCAGCAGGGGCTTATTCCCTACGAGCAGCTGCTCAAGGAGCGAGTCTTTGTGTAATGGGGGCTGAGTTGCATTTCTCCTAGTCTCTGCTATTCTCAAGCTTTATGCCTATTATATGTGTACAATGTTTTATTTAACTTTCGCTTACCTTTCCCTCTTTTCTTTTCATTGCTATGGACTTCAATCAGTACGAGGCCGTAATGGTCGAGGCCAAAAAGCAAAGAGCaagtaggaagaagaagaagaagaggctaGACTTATAAGATGAGTCTTCTCAAATGGAGGACGCCCCTGTTGCCCAGAATGAGGCTCCCCCTATCACGTTGGCCCCTCATGTGGCCATTTCTTCTGGAGAACCTATCTTCTATGGTCCTAATCTATCTGGTCTTGCCCTTCGTCATGTGGTGCACTTTGAAGACCTTGTGGAGGCGAAGCTGACCCTTCCCGAAAACCCGCTTTCCAGTATTCGGCATATGACCTCTTAGCTAGCTTAGTTCATGAGATTTGATTTTACTGCTCATTGCTGTGTGTTAATTTCGATTTTCCTTACAGTTAGCTACTATGTCCCTAGCTGCTGAGGATAAAGTGGCTGAGATGTACCAGGTCTCCACAAAGTCACGTGAAAAATACGTTGCTGCCTAGAATTAGCTATTTGAGGCTAAAATTGCTGCTAACCGTCGCGAGAAGGCTCTGCAAGAGGAGATAGCGAGGATTGGGAATAAGAAAATCCTTGTTGTTGCTACTGCAGCTGCCAGCGCTACCGTATCCGACTACCGAAGCTCCAAGAAATTCATCCTAGACACTTCCAAGTCTTACCACACAGGCTTTCGGAGATGCCATGAATAGGTGAAGACAATGCACCCCTGACATTTCTCTAGTCAGGGTATGCTTATATGACTACGGCAATGAGAGCCCAGAGTAAGGGAATGAAATGGATGAAATCGAAGAGTACGTGGAGGAAGGCGGACAAGGAAGCAACGCCGGTGATTAAAGATTATGGGTTCAATATTTTATTGCTTTTGAAATTGTACTATGGCTTTTTGAAACCTTTTTTAACTTATTGTACAACTTATGCAACGAAATTTTATTAATActaatttttatatttgaattttaagtttCTAGGCACAAGAATTGTATTTGCCAGTATAAATTTAATTCCTAAATCTAATCTTTTATAGATTTAAATcaaacttaatataattttataatttttttttcgttCAAATTGaaagtccaaaaaaaaaaaaacacgatgAGCAAATGGATATTCAATTAACATCTCTTTCATTAAAGAGATTAATAATCTTTCCCAATAAAGCATTAAATATAGAACtttatttgaaatataaaatatattattggGGTGAGAAGACAGACTTCATGGCCACCCCAAAACAGAGACCATGCAAACAAAACAGAGTTAAGCTATTCCTCTGAATCCTGTGTCCTGGCCCGATCTGCAGCATCACTCATTTGGCTCCTCCTACTGCGGCGGCGGCGGTGGTGGATGCCGTCCAGTGTTTGAGAGAGCGACGAGGAGGAGGTAAGATGGGTGAGGGAACTTTCGGAGCCGGGGGCGGTGGAGATAAGAACAAGAACGCCGCCGGCGGGGGAGGAGTAGAAGGATGGCTGTGAACAGGGGAAGAGGAGATGTGGCTAACGGAATTGAAGAGAAGTAGGAGACAGAGCAACACATTCCATGTCTGCCTCTGGAACACAAAGCAATCCATTCTGTTTCTTTGAATGAAATTAGAAATGTTTGAAGCGGGGTAGGGGGTGGACTGGTGGAGGTGCAATTTATAGGATAGAGGGCAGAGGGTGGAAgcataatttttttgaaaaaaataataataataattgttcgGAGATTTCAAATTTATCCATAAAAGGTCATGTGTGTCTTCTTAATTGTTTGTAGGGATTTCAATTAAGCATGTTTAATTTTCTTACTTAATACATTTAATTGTGCCTATGAACAAAAGaaaattatgtaattatgtgttCTTATTTCCATGTAACCTATATATTTATAAGTAGTTaatgatttaaattcaattaCGTTCATAGAGTTTTAAAGAAGCCCTATTGGCACTCCCAAAGATATTAATagaactttatttttatttataaaatctattatAAAGTCTTATTTTTtcgaaataaaaattgaattctAAACAATGATCTTCTTTTTATTAAACCGAAAAGGAGGATTAGCTAAGTTAACCCCTCCTTTGATTcttaatatattgatataaacTGTATGTTCGGTTATTACTGTATAACCTCCCCTTTGATTTTTAATATATTGATCTCGGTTATTACTGTATGTATTTTGGGCACCAATATGACCAAAATTATAAACTTCAATGGTTATTTATTAAGTGAGTGGTCCGAATGGATTCTTTGTAATTAAAAGATGGTTTGAACAGTCAAACTATGTAAATGTCACTTTTAAAAGTAACGGGTCATTCATAAATTCTTTTCGATTTTTAAGTAACAATGGCACCTTCCCTTGAAATTCTTCAAAATAACAATAACGCAGTGACACATGTCGGCAATAAGATAATGagtaactttacatatatattaaGTTTCCATATATGTTGAAATCCTAAAAAACAAGTCTTAAAAGTTTAATGCACAATTGGACTTTTAATTTTGAGTATATTATAAATTTGACAAAATTGGAATTTGATTGTTAAGAAGTTTCACCAATTTAAAATTGTActgttaatgtttttttttttttttttttttttgtcctacGCTTTACAAATGAAAAATAGCCATAAAATTACTATttaatacataaaaaataaatgtaaaatattaatgatatttttTAAGTGCCAATACTATCTCCCTAAATTATCATAAATCAATTAACAAAAAACTAATTTCACATCTCactaacattttaaaaaaaaaaaaaaatttaatcatattagaataaattttcatttttgagataaaaataccaaaataattttctttttattttatttttctttccttgcTTTAAACAAAATACTTTTTTCTAAACAAGCTTAAAGTCAAGTTACTCGAGTCGTATGGGTACCATGATTTTTCCTTTTAATTAGTAAATTAAGGCAAAAACTTTGTAAGCAACTGATTTAATGAAAGCCATACAATTTTCTTCAACAGTTTTAGTTTCGTAAAACTCAAAAGATAATTATAAGTTGATAGAATTAATAACTAGTATTGaatgataattttaattaaagcCATCCAATTTTCAATCAAAGCCCAATTTATTCAATTATTAACTAGCTAATTTTCAAATCAAAAGTTCAATGCTTAGTTACTGGTAATAAGTCATTTATATTAACTGCAAAAGGTGAAAGAAGAGCATAAATAGGACAATGTAAGCCTTTTTAGGGCTCACCTCTTTTGAGTGATCCAAACATGGCAAGAATTCCGAATTTGTATGAAGAAATGTTTTCCCCGCTTTAAACAAAGTATTTGATTCAAACAAAGCCTTTAAAGTCAAGTTAATGAAGTCATACCAAACCAAATTATTTAGAAATAACAATTCACTGCAGTTTTTGACTATTTTGACAAACTTTTaatctcttttcttctcattACTTCACCATTTATGGTTTAAAATGCGCATAATTTCATAGCATTTCATAATGGGGCAAGTGGAAAAATGACTGAACGTGACCTAATAGAATAGACATTTCCAAACTAACAAATTTTGGAATTCCTTCCTTGCTTGGTTATATATCAATGATTGTCCTTAAAAGGGAACTGCAGCTTGGAAACATACTAATTCCATTTTCCTTCTCTCTGGAGAATATGGTTCCCCCAACAAAGTgccctctctctcttcctctgtTGTAAGAGCTAACCAAAAATTGGTAGAAACCAAGACGCAGCAAGCATGGCAGACCAGTGTAGAACCAACCAGCATTTCTTCCCCCAAGAAATTATGCATCAGAGAGAAGAAAGAACTCACCCTTTTATAGAGTTGTGATGCTCCAATTAGAGGCTGTTCATTATTGGCTCTGCTTCCATACAATAAACATAAAAGGGGATGCCATACTTTTGAAAAACACCCACAATCACAGCTTTATCCACTGAGCAAACCACCATCCCATCTTTTTAAGCTATCATGTTTCCTAAACCCAATAATTCAGTATCAATATCAGCCCCACTCAAGGGAAATGCACATGTCTTGTTCAGTTGGATAAATAagtttcattttctatttttcaattcttCATAAAGTCATAAAATTATCACCATCATTTCCAAACTAttcagtattttaaaatttaaaaaaaaaaaaaaaactcatttttttcaACTTTCCTATCCGAAAATCTATACAATTTAGCATTTTTAAGCTTCATAAAATCACAATTGAACAGTCCCTAACAACTACAATCCAGAAGGTGAAGAACCCCTAATACCCATACATGCAAGGAAAGAAGTAGAGAACAGGGCACCCGAATGCCAATCCTCAGAGCTGCACAGGATTGAAACAGCCTTGTAATTAAGCAAACTCACATTAAATGGGCATGGTTTCCATGAAACCATTCACCCCATCAAACATTCATTATAATGGTTGTCAAACAAGGATTTAGGGCTGCAGAGAACTAAGGAATATAcatttaaaaaaggaaaaacagaAAAAGCCCACCTTCCCTCCAGTCAGTAATACATTCAACCAAGCACTTGGAAGCCGCAGGGCTCCCTTGGAGAACATCTCTTCCCAAAGTTCACATATATCTACATAACTATATTAAACTACCGAGAAGAAAGGGGAAAACCTCTATAACTCGGGATGGCATAAATAGCAACCTACTAACTGAAACCCagatgaggaaaaaaaaaaaaagggtaaagcACGCCTTAAggatacatatatgtatgtatattacagatattatcaCCAGAAGAGAGAAGAGGGCATCAGAGTACCTGGTGGTATCTGTTAGCTTGCGTCAATATTGACCAAATGCAAAAGATCACCCTCAATTGCTGACTGGTGTCGAAGGGTCATTTGCACACGGTTTTCAGTCTCTTTGCAGCTTGTACAAACCCCACAATCACCTGCAGCTCGTCCATTTGCTTCACCCAAACACAACACAAACCACATTTCAAACATACTAATAATATCTAATTATCAACAAGCTGACTGGGTAAGCAGAATAAAATAGAAACATTGATGAGCTGATGGGTGTATGGCTTTTTAATGAAGAAAGAGCATTTAGTTGGCCAATTTAAGGTTTAGAACAAAGAATATTTAGTTGGTCAATTTAAGGTTTAGAACACCTCATGCTACTGTCTGCACTTCATGGATGTGTAAAGAATGCAAGTTTCATTCGTGCAAGTACCTGCGACATGAAATGCCTTGGACAACATCAATTAGTTGCTCTTTAGATGGGTCGGGGAAGGCTTCCACCTAGAATTTTCATTTGAGATTAGTGCATAAGATATTTGAGCAGACTGGAACAAAAACTCAAGTTCCTTCAAATTCTGTCACTAAACAACTCACAAGGTTGAAGTGTCGCCAATATCTCCATAATGCAGCCATCTCTAATTTGCTAAGGTCAACCTTCTGTGAAGCAAAGGTTTCCAATAAATATACATGCATAAGCAGTTAAAAGCACTGACGACGACATGTTGCAGTATTTTCTTGGGGAAACTAAATGGAaacagaaagaaagaaaaaagtatGCTTACAAATGTTACATACCGTGGACCCCCGTGGAGTAGAAACAGATCCTTTAGACTGTGAATCACATGAAAGAGTTCGGCTAATAGTTTTGTGAGATGACCCTGAAGATTTATGCGTTCGATGCCTTGACCTATGTGACTTTTGTGTGTCATCAGATGCTGGAGAATAAGCAACAGCAAAAGCACTGTTAGAAGGAGTGGCAggccaaataaaaatttaaaatgaaaaaaagcAAAAAGAGTAGGTAAAGATGAAGAAGTGTGACAATGGAACTTTTAACAATTGTTAAAGACATGGATCCTATGTTACAGGGTAAaccacttttaaaaaaaaaaacaaaacaaaaaaacatacAATTCAAAAACAAGGATCCCACTACCCCAAGAAAAGTCTTGGGTTAACAAATGAAGGGAGGTATCAGAGCAGTCCCACGTCCATGCTGCAACTCAGCCCCATCCTACACCAGCTAGGTACACCTCATGTGATACCAATTCAGGGAATTTGCATAATAGCCCCATCCACAGCTGAGGTGTCCTTGTACCATTTTGTAATTACTCAGTTTGTTTTAGCTTGTTGTTAgaatattctttgattgttgCATTCTGTTTTCCCTTTTCTTGTATAAATAACCAAGCTCGTGTACAGTTCATAATATACAGAAAATTAATACAACTTTCATAGCCTTCTACAGCagctttgcctttttcttttcaCTACTCTTACACCTTCTACAGCagctttatttttttcttttcttacatggtatcagagaaagGTTCAATGTAAAGTTTTTTATTAATGGCTGTTGAAGCTCCCAACTCATCCAAATCCTTTTTTCTGGATTTCTCGAACCCAACCAACCCCTACCGACTTGACCATGGAGATAATCCATCTCTTCCCCTAGTTCTTGATCTTCTTACTGCTGATAACTACACTACTTGGTCAAGAGCCATGTGCAGGGCTCTTCGTGCAAAAGATAAACTCGGCTTCATCAATGGCACCTTCTCCAAACCAAGTTCCACCTCAGATCCACTCTTTGATGCATGGGAGCGAAGCAATGATCTTGTGTTTTCCTGGTTGCATAACTCCATAAATCCATCTCTAAAATCCAACATTGCTCTCGTGGACGACGCTGCTCAGGTCTGGAAAGAACTCCAAGAACgattcactcaatcaaatggtCATCGAATTTTTCAACTTAAAAAGGCATTAACAAGTCTCACCCAAGACAATGACTCTGTTTCTGTTTA
The sequence above is a segment of the Malania oleifera isolate guangnan ecotype guangnan chromosome 8, ASM2987363v1, whole genome shotgun sequence genome. Coding sequences within it:
- the LOC131162823 gene encoding uncharacterized protein LOC131162823 yields the protein MVQGHLSCGWGYYANSLNCAFAVAYSPASDDTQKSHRSRHRTHKSSGSSHKTISRTLSCDSQSKGSVSTPRGSTKVDLSKLEMAALWRYWRHFNLVEAFPDPSKEQLIDVVQGISCRSKWTSCR